catattacatttattttatatttattactacTGTGTTTAGCATTATGCTATGAGAAACTGTACCATTAGTATTATACGTGAGGTTGTACAAAAAGCATTGACTGGAGATGATCTTACGCAAGAACAGAAGGATCAACGTGATGAGTGTCTCAATAACTTAGAAGAACATATTCTTGATAATAATGCTTATGTCAGATCAAAAGTTTTACAAGTTTGGCAACATTTATGTTGTGAAGGAGCTATTCCACTAGCAAGACAAGGAAAACTTTTAGCTACTATTGCATTACGTTTAGAAGATAAAAGTGCAAATGTACGAAAACATGCATTACAACTAATGCGTGCCTTATTACAAAGCAATCCATTTGCAGGAAAAGTAAGTAGAAAaaattatgttttatataattgtCTTGAGTTAAAAGtataattatatgtaatatgaaatatatttacagttaaataaagtagaaatttctaaatcgttagaaaaggaagaaataaaattaagaaagttGCAAACTGAAAGAGTTAGTAAAAGTGCTCGTGGTGACAAACAAAGATTAGAATTATGGAATACTTTACTTCCAGAAATAagaaaagcattaaaagaagtTACTGATgatggaaagaaaaagaacaaaagcCAAGGTGTATATAGAATCTGTATGTTTTGTTTCATTATGACAAATATATCTAATCTaaacgtatatttttattttacaaatcAGATGATGAAGTTGAAGAAGAAGATATTAATTCTGATACAGCGTTTGAACATGTAAgacaattaatattaaaagaaaaaattctcGAAGCAGTAACATATTTGTGGAAAgtttgtataaaattaaaacaaagtccAGATATAGAAGTTCTTTCTCCTGAAGCAAAAGAAGAATGTCTGTTTTTACTTCTATTGAAAACATTTATGGAATCTGAAAGTAATTTAAATAACATAGGAGAAAATACAGATGCAGTATATCCAACAGATAAAaacaaagaggaagaagaaataatatcaaaacgagttgtaaattatttaaaagtatGTTTCCAAGCATTTTATGTTAATCATAATAAACTATtcgtttaaaaattatatacataataatatacCTTTCTAGAATTGTTTGGAATTTGCAACTGAATTAGAGGTTGCTATACCTATGGCGGAAAAATTACTTTTTTCTACTACAGCAACCGATGCTATCGAAGCATGTACTTTACTTGGAATTGCTCATCAATTTGGTGTAGCTGGAGCTGCAGCCGCTATACGTGATGCTTTATTTCAAGTATTTCATCGTGATCAATCAGTACGAAACAATATAGCATTAGTGTATAAAGATATTTACttaaataatcataaaaatCAAAAGTCAAAACGACAAGAGGCTCTTACATGTGTTAAATCATTAATTGATTTATTAAAAGGACTTCAACCAGGTCAAAGTCAAGCTTTAACTCAGCTTATATTAACATGGtataataataaagatataGGCAATGACGTATTACAGgtaatgatataaatatattatggtttttaattttatatgtttATGTTATAAGCAagttacgtatatttgtaatttatttaataggTTCTATGGGAaaaattttcaatgaaatcATCAGACACAGATTTATTAGATAGCAGATCTGCTTTAATGTTAATAACAATGATAGCTCAAGCTCAAAGCAGTATTATAATTGATAATTTAGAGGTATTAATAAAGGTAGGACTTGGATCACGAGCAAAGACTGATCTTTTATTAGCCAGAGATACATGTAGAGCATTACTAACTATAAAACATATGAGTGATGATATTGAAAAGACACCTGTTAGGTATGTTAAATaataagaattaaataattgttcaaATGCATTCAATAATTATAGTAATGATTAGTGCGTTATTCATAGGTATCCCAATGATCATGAAATGTTCAAAGAAATCCttattttattaatagaaaattttgcaaatttagAAAATGATGGATATATTTCATTTGCAACTGATGCGATTAATGCGATTTATCATGCAagtattttaatgatataatctaaattatatatttatgctTCATTAAAACTATATCTTAACATTTCAGTTAGCAAATCAGCCCGATCGCTTAATGAAGCAGTTATTATTACAAATCTGTATTCAGGGAAAATTTAATAATGATTCATCTGAAAATACTGTTCCGTTCTTTTTGTTatctaaattattatatttagttggacatatttcaattaaacAAATGGTACATTTAGATACGTCAGTCTACAAAGAATTAAAAAGAAGAGATACTATACGAAAATTAAAAGAAGGGAAgaattcaaataaaaataatacaaatttggATAGATCTCGAAGATCAGTTACTCCCAATTGTGCAAGACAAATACTTCGCAATAAAGAGGTATATAATattgtttataatatatatttattttaaaatttgttcaattattaatttttgttcttagATAAGTATCTTAGAAGATAATGGAGAGGACGCTGTGGAAGGTGCAGCAGAAGATGCAGATGCAGAGTTTATAAATGACATTCTTGAAAATCATATTGTAACTGGAGATGGACTTTTAGTAACATTTGTGTACGTTTTTAATGTCCATACTTTTTACCATACTAAAATTATTTATCTGGGTAAATGTCCATATCAAAATTCTTACAGTCCATTAGTACTAGATGTATGCCAATATCATGATAAGTATAACGATGAAGATGTACAAGCTGCCGGAGCTCTAGCTCTCAGTAAAATGATGACAGTGAGTTCCAAGTTTTGTGAAAAATCATTACAACTTTTAATTACAATACTAGAACGTTCACCGTATCCTAATATTCGGGCCAATGTTCTTATTGGGATAAGTGATCTTACAACTAGGTTTCCAAATCAAATTGAACCATGGATGAAACATGTTTATGGCAGGTATTTAAAAAAAGAGCTTAATCAATTTCATTATCCTATTCTACTACCTAGGTTATCTGCCTAAAGCATAATTAATATACAGACTTCGTGATGAAGATATGAATGTAAGAAGTACTTGTGTTCGAGTTTTATCAAGTCTTATAATGAGAGAAATGGTGCGTGTGAGAGGTCAGATATCAGAACTAGCTCTCTGTATAATTGACAAAGATCCTCAAATTCGACAAGATGCAAAGCAATTTTTCAAAGCACTTTCACAAAAAGGCAATGCTCTCTACAATGTGATGCCTGATATATTGTCTCGCTTAACTGATCCTGATTTAGATATA
The Bombus affinis isolate iyBomAffi1 chromosome 2, iyBomAffi1.2, whole genome shotgun sequence genome window above contains:
- the LOC126925224 gene encoding condensin complex subunit 1 isoform X1, giving the protein MIKDFIIPVNKDELLQSRSGQYFVKEIVPIRLLPQALDEIRSALQANGASFILDHFNTFFSIIVHGNKVESAIIMRAFTRIQKGIEMLVLDMESIFERGNELEEEHRLSLLNINKMLAYLFSWFICHIDDEVFKDVYDKLIGKRKKSTKSDMEDEWENSREKALEYIYRLLQLPLSKLWQPPIVEDSFIVLFTKVCYKILEQCKDSKQKSLRQTIFEILGTSIKKYNHGISCVIRIIQLVKIHDALASHMAVGVIHMINDCGCNGLVKEIMKEIDQSELSELDSRNISIFLETIAASAPNLIIPILDDVMDYLGSEHYAMRNCTISIIREVVQKALTGDDLTQEQKDQRDECLNNLEEHILDNNAYVRSKVLQVWQHLCCEGAIPLARQGKLLATIALRLEDKSANVRKHALQLMRALLQSNPFAGKLNKVEISKSLEKEEIKLRKLQTERVSKSARGDKQRLELWNTLLPEIRKALKEVTDDGKKKNKSQDDEVEEEDINSDTAFEHVRQLILKEKILEAVTYLWKVCIKLKQSPDIEVLSPEAKEECLFLLLLKTFMESESNLNNIGENTDAVYPTDKNKEEEEIISKRVVNYLKNCLEFATELEVAIPMAEKLLFSTTATDAIEACTLLGIAHQFGVAGAAAAIRDALFQVFHRDQSVRNNIALVYKDIYLNNHKNQKSKRQEALTCVKSLIDLLKGLQPGQSQALTQLILTWYNNKDIGNDVLQVLWEKFSMKSSDTDLLDSRSALMLITMIAQAQSSIIIDNLEVLIKVGLGSRAKTDLLLARDTCRALLTIKHMSDDIEKTPVRYPNDHEMFKEILILLIENFANLENDGYISFATDAINAIYHATNQPDRLMKQLLLQICIQGKFNNDSSENTVPFFLLSKLLYLVGHISIKQMVHLDTSVYKELKRRDTIRKLKEGKNSNKNNTNLDRSRRSVTPNCARQILRNKEISILEDNGEDAVEGAAEDADAEFINDILENHIVTGDGLLVTFVPLVLDVCQYHDKYNDEDVQAAGALALSKMMTVSSKFCEKSLQLLITILERSPYPNIRANVLIGISDLTTRFPNQIEPWMKHVYGRLRDEDMNVRSTCVRVLSSLIMREMVRVRGQISELALCIIDKDPQIRQDAKQFFKALSQKGNALYNVMPDILSRLTDPDLDIRESDFQEILKYILNLLQKEKQVDAIIDKICARFKLATTERQWRDFAYCLSLLQFSAKSIHRLIESLPLLKDKIHHKQVLKALQSVIEQTKKKPNTKVACIELEEKIEELLKGKDKVNEDDSEIMPPPPVPKLRKRNSRRRKRSSSEEEEDDNIDSDPDSAPVTKTKSSKKLKSPEDKSSSDSDSDNGVSMKTSKKQFISFILATVNTPAISVSRLSRKKRVSSVSTAPSPSPSRKKNKQIRTSMRSSQRYSLRLSQSKQNH
- the LOC126925224 gene encoding condensin complex subunit 1 isoform X2, with translation MIKDFIIPVNKDELLQSRSGQYFVKEIVPIRLLPQALDEIRSALQANGASFILDHFNTFFSIIVHGNKVESAIIMRAFTRIQKGIEMLVLDMESIFERGNELEEEHRLSLLNINKMLAYLFSWFICHIDDEVFKDVYDKLIGKRKKSTKSDMEDEWENSREKALEYIYRLLQLPLSKLWQPPIVEDSFIVLFTKVCYKILEQCKDSKQKSLRQTIFEILGTSIKKYNHGISCVIRIIQLVKIHDALASHMAVGVIHMINDCGCNGLVKEIMKEIDQSELSELDSRNISIFLETIAASAPNLIIPILDDVMDYLGSEHYAMRNCTISIIREVVQKALTGDDLTQEQKDQRDECLNNLEEHILDNNAYVRSKVLQVWQHLCCEGAIPLARQGKLLATIALRLEDKSANVRKHALQLMRALLQSNPFAGKLNKVEISKSLEKEEIKLRKLQTERVSKSARGDKQRLELWNTLLPEIRKALKEVTDDGKKKNKSQDDEVEEEDINSDTAFEHVRQLILKEKILEAVTYLWKVCIKLKQSPDIEVLSPEAKEECLFLLLLKTFMESESNLNNIGENTDAVYPTDKNKEEEEIISKRVVNYLKNCLEFATELEVAIPMAEKLLFSTTATDAIEACTLLGIAHQFGVAGAAAAIRDALFQVFHRDQSVRNNIALVYKDIYLNNHKNQKSKRQEALTCVKSLIDLLKGLQPGQSQALTQLILTWYNNKDIGNDVLQVLWEKFSMKSSDTDLLDSRSALMLITMIAQAQSSIIIDNLEVLIKVGLGSRAKTDLLLARDTCRALLTIKHMSDDIEKTPVRYPNDHEMFKEILILLIENFANLENDGYISFATDAINAIYHATNQPDRLMKQLLLQICIQGKFNNDSSENTVPFFLLSKLLYLVGHISIKQMVHLDTSVYKELKRRDTIRKLKEGKNSNKNNTNLDRSRRSVTPNCARQILRNKEISILEDNGEDAVEGAAEDADAEFINDILENHIVTGDGLLVTFVPLVLDVCQYHDKYNDEDVQAAGALALSKMMTVSSKFCEKSLQLLITILERSPYPNIRANVLIGISDLTTRFPNQIEPWMKHVYGRLRDEDMNVRSTCVRVLSSLIMREMVRVRGQISELALCIIDKDPQIRQDAKQFFKALSQKGNALYNVMPDILSRLTDPDLDIRESDFQEILKYILNLLQKEKQVDAIIDKICARFKLATTERQWRDFAYCLSLLQFSAKSIHRLIESLPLLKDKIHHKQVLKALQSVIEQTKKKPNTKVACIELEEKIEELLKGKDKVNEDDSEIMPPPPVPKLRKRNSRRRKRSSSEEEEDDNIDSDPDSAPVTKTKSSKKLKSPEDKSSSDSDSDNGVSMKTSKKQSTVNTPAISVSRLSRKKRVSSVSTAPSPSPSRKKNKQIRTSMRSSQRYSLRLSQSKQNH